The proteins below are encoded in one region of Bombus terrestris chromosome 7, iyBomTerr1.2, whole genome shotgun sequence:
- the LOC100651487 gene encoding transcription factor 21, which produces MPRKRRASTPTLEADEEEFVSEEKYSKDDLDSRAPRNAANARERARMRVLSKAFCRLKTTLPWVPADTKLSKLDTLRLAATYIAHLRAVLRDDGDAHSETTRSLSLALSWPFALQGGNASMLMNNSCNVSSSTSSSSNQYRGQQGNHEIQNFHHSGHQSVSLRHNHEPQLSYF; this is translated from the exons ATGCCACGCAAGCGACGCGCTTCGACACCGACGTTGGAAGCCGATGAAGAGGAATTCGTTTCGGAAGAAAAGTATAGTAAAGACGATTTGGACAGTCGTGCGCCAAGAAACGCGGCGAATGCGAGGGAACGGGCTCGGATGAGAGTACTCAGCAAGGCGTTTTGTAGATTAAAGACAACTTTACCTTGGGTACCAGCTGATACGAAGCTCAGCAAATTGGATACCCTTCGTCTAGCAGCTACTTACATTGCTCATCTTCGAGCGGTTCTGCGAGATGACGGGGATGCGCACTCGGAGACTACCAGATCCTTATCTTTGGCGTTG tcTTGGCCGTTTGCTCTTCAAGGTGGAAACGCTTCTATGTTGATGAACAACAGTTGCAACGTATCATCGTCAACGTCATCTAGTTCTAATCAGTACCGTGGTCAACAGGGAAACCATGAGATCCAGAATTTCCATCATTCTGGACATCAGAGCGTGTCACTGCGTCATAATCACGAGCCACAACTTTCCTATTTCTAA